The proteins below come from a single Lates calcarifer isolate ASB-BC8 linkage group LG11, TLL_Latcal_v3, whole genome shotgun sequence genomic window:
- the hgs gene encoding hepatocyte growth factor-regulated tyrosine kinase substrate isoform X2 gives MGKGGGTFERLLDKATSQLLLETDWESILQICDLIRQGDTQAKYAIGAIKKKLNDKNPHVALYALEVLESVVKNCGQTVHDEVASKQTMEELKDLLKKQTEPNVRNKILYLIQAWAHAFRNEPKYKVVQDTYQIMKVEGHVFPEFKESDAMFAAERAPDWVDAEECHRCRVQFGVMTRKHHCRACGQIFCGKCSSKYSTIPKFGIEKEVRVCEPCFELLNNHPSLSPPLRKAEGKAPSSGSAELPPEYLTSPLSQQSQMPPKRDEAALQEEEELQLAIALSQSEAEEKERMRQKNSYSMYPKADPTPVTSSAPPVSTLYTSPVNSSAPSAEDVDPELARYLNRTYWEKKQEEARKSPTPSAPAPVPLAEPLPPITQPVESHVPVQPVSIVEQYQNGESEENHEQFLKALQNAVTTFLNRMKSNHMRGRSITNDSAVLSLFQSINNMHPQLLDILNQLDEKRLYYEGLQDKLAQVRDARAALNALRDEHREKLRRAAEEAERQRQIQLAQKLEIMRQKKQEYLEMQRQLAIQRLQEQEKERQMRLEQQKHTIQMRAQMPAFSLPYAQMQSLPPNVAGGVVYQPGAPPSYPGTFSPAGSVEGSPMHNIYMNQPGQTAPAQYQAMPGAATDPNMVNAYMYQPAGTNGQPAPPGQAPPTTSPPYSNYQPTPTQGYQNVVSQAQSMPPMSQAAPTNGMGYMGYQPYSMQNMISALPGQDPNMPPQQQYMPGQQPMYQQVAPPGGPQQQQQAQQQAPQAVPGSAEAQLISFD, from the exons ATGGGGAAGGGCGGAGGTACATTTGAGAGGCTCCTCG ATAAAGCTACTAGTCAGCTCCTGCTGGAGACTGACTGGGAATCCATTCTGCAAATCTGTGATCTGATTCGACAAGGAGACACACA AGCTAAATATGCTATTGGAGCCATTAAGAAGAAGCTGAATGACAAAAATCCACACGTGGCTCTGTACGCACTGGAG GTCCTTGAGTCTGTGGTGAAGAACTGTGGCCAGACTGTCCACGATGAGGTGGCGAGCAAACAGACTATGGAGGAACTGAAGGATCTGCTCAAG AAACAGACTGAACCAAACGTCAGAAACAAGATTCTGTACCTGATCCAGGCCTGGGCTCACGCCTTCCGCAACGAACCCAAATACAAGGTGGTTCAAGACACTTACCAGATTATGAAAGTGGAAG GTCATGTGTTCCCCGAGTTTAAGGAGAGTGATGCGATGTTTGCGGCTGAGAGA GCCCCAGACTGGGTGGACGCTGAGGAGTGCCACCGGTGCAGAGTCCAGTTTGGAGTTATGACAAGAAAG CACCACTGTCGAGCCTGCGGCCAGATTTTCTGCGGCAAGTGTTCGTCCAAGTACTCAACCATTCCTAAGTTTGGCATCGAGAAggaagtgcgtgtgtgtgagccCTGCTTTGAGCTGCTTAACAA ccacccctccctctctcctccacttaGGAAAGCTGAAGGGAAAGCCCCATCCTCAGGCTCTGCTGAACTGCCTCCCGAGTACCTGACCAGCCCACTGTCCCAACAGTCACAG ATGCCGCCCAAGAGAGATGAGGCAGCgcttcaggaggaggaggagctgcaacTGGCTATCGCTCTTTCCCAAAGCGAGGCTGAGGAGAAGGAACGGATG AGGCAAAAGAACTCGTACTCGATGTATCCCAAAGCTGATCCCACCCCAGTGACTTCCTCAGCACCACCAGTCAGCACCCTCTACACTTCCCCTGTG AACTCCTCTGCTCCATCAGCAGAAGATGTAGACCCTGAG CTGGCCCGTTACCTGAACAGAACATACTGGgagaagaaacaggaggaggcTCGCAAAAGTCCCACCCCCTCAGCCCCTGCCCCTGTGCCATTGGCTGAGCCCCTTCCGCCAATCACTCAGCCTGTAGAAAGCCATGTCCCCGTCCAGCCAGTCAGCATAGTAGAG CAGTACCAGAACGGGGAGTCAGAGGAGAACCACGAACAGTTTCTGAAGGCCCTGCAGAACGCCGTCACTACCTTCCTGAACCGCATGAAGAGCAACCACATGCGTGGGCGCAGCATCACTAATGACAGTGCCGTGCTGTCCCTTTTCCAGTCCATCAACAACATGCATCCGCAGCTGCTGGACATCCTCAACCAGCTAGATGAGAAGCGAT TGTACTATGAGGGGCTGCAGGACAAGCTGGCTCAAGTGCGCGATGCCCGGGCGGCTCTCAACGCCCTTCGTGACgaacacagagagaagctgcGTCGTGCCGCAGAGGAAGCggagaggcagaggcagatCCAGCTGGCACAAAAACTGGAGATCATGAGGCAGAAAAAACAG GAGTACCTGGAGATGCAGAGACAGCTGGCCATTCAGCGCCTccaggagcaggagaaggagaggcagaTGCGCCTGGAGCAGCAGAAGCACACAATCCAGATGAGAGCCCAGATGcctgctttctctctgcccTACGCCCAG ATGCAGTCTTTGCCCCCCAACGTGGCAGGAGGGGTGGTGTACCAGCCGGGTGCTCCACCCAGCTACCCGGGCACCTTCAGCCCTGCTGGTTCTGTGGAGGGTTCACCTATGCATAACATATATATGAACCAGCCTGGGCAGACTGCACCAGCACAGTACCAAGCTATGCCTGGCGCTGCCACAG ATCCCAATATGGTTAATGCGTACATGTACCAGCCTGCGGGAACCAATGGGCAGCCTGCTCCTCCCGGTCAGGCTCCACCTACTACTAGTCCACCCTACTCCAATTATCAGCCCACACCTACACAGGGCTACCAG AATGTGGTCTCTCAGGCCCAGAGTATGCCCCCGATGTCCCAGGCCGCCCCGACCAACGGTATGGGTTACATGGGCTACCAGCCGTACAGCATGCAGAACATGATCTCAGCGTTGCCAGGGCAGGACCCCAATATGCCCCCCCAACAGCAGTACATGCCAGGCCAGCAGCCCATGTACCAGCAG GTGGCTCCCCCCGGTggcccacagcagcagcagcaggcgcAGCAGCAGGCGCCTCAAGCTGTGCCTGGCAGCGCAGAGGCACAGCTCATCTCCTTCGACTGA
- the hgs gene encoding hepatocyte growth factor-regulated tyrosine kinase substrate isoform X5 codes for MGKGGGTFERLLDKATSQLLLETDWESILQICDLIRQGDTQAKYAIGAIKKKLNDKNPHVALYALEVLESVVKNCGQTVHDEVASKQTMEELKDLLKKQTEPNVRNKILYLIQAWAHAFRNEPKYKVVQDTYQIMKVEGHVFPEFKESDAMFAAERAPDWVDAEECHRCRVQFGVMTRKHHCRACGQIFCGKCSSKYSTIPKFGIEKEVRVCEPCFELLNKKAEGKAPSSGSAELPPEYLTSPLSQQSQMPPKRDEAALQEEEELQLAIALSQSEAEEKERMRQKNSYSMYPKADPTPVTSSAPPVSTLYTSPVNSSAPSAEDVDPELARYLNRTYWEKKQEEARKSPTPSAPAPVPLAEPLPPITQPVESHVPVQPVSIVEQYQNGESEENHEQFLKALQNAVTTFLNRMKSNHMRGRSITNDSAVLSLFQSINNMHPQLLDILNQLDEKRLYYEGLQDKLAQVRDARAALNALRDEHREKLRRAAEEAERQRQIQLAQKLEIMRQKKQEYLEMQRQLAIQRLQEQEKERQMRLEQQKHTIQMRAQMPAFSLPYAQMQSLPPNVAGGVVYQPGAPPSYPGTFSPAGSVEGSPMHNIYMNQPGQTAPAQYQAMPGAATDPNMVNAYMYQPAGTNGQPAPPGQAPPTTSPPYSNYQPTPTQGYQNVVSQAQSMPPMSQAAPTNGMGYMGYQPYSMQNMISALPGQDPNMPPQQQYMPGQQPMYQQVAPPGGPQQQQQAQQQAPQAVPGSAEAQLISFD; via the exons ATGGGGAAGGGCGGAGGTACATTTGAGAGGCTCCTCG ATAAAGCTACTAGTCAGCTCCTGCTGGAGACTGACTGGGAATCCATTCTGCAAATCTGTGATCTGATTCGACAAGGAGACACACA AGCTAAATATGCTATTGGAGCCATTAAGAAGAAGCTGAATGACAAAAATCCACACGTGGCTCTGTACGCACTGGAG GTCCTTGAGTCTGTGGTGAAGAACTGTGGCCAGACTGTCCACGATGAGGTGGCGAGCAAACAGACTATGGAGGAACTGAAGGATCTGCTCAAG AAACAGACTGAACCAAACGTCAGAAACAAGATTCTGTACCTGATCCAGGCCTGGGCTCACGCCTTCCGCAACGAACCCAAATACAAGGTGGTTCAAGACACTTACCAGATTATGAAAGTGGAAG GTCATGTGTTCCCCGAGTTTAAGGAGAGTGATGCGATGTTTGCGGCTGAGAGA GCCCCAGACTGGGTGGACGCTGAGGAGTGCCACCGGTGCAGAGTCCAGTTTGGAGTTATGACAAGAAAG CACCACTGTCGAGCCTGCGGCCAGATTTTCTGCGGCAAGTGTTCGTCCAAGTACTCAACCATTCCTAAGTTTGGCATCGAGAAggaagtgcgtgtgtgtgagccCTGCTTTGAGCTGCTTAACAA GAAAGCTGAAGGGAAAGCCCCATCCTCAGGCTCTGCTGAACTGCCTCCCGAGTACCTGACCAGCCCACTGTCCCAACAGTCACAG ATGCCGCCCAAGAGAGATGAGGCAGCgcttcaggaggaggaggagctgcaacTGGCTATCGCTCTTTCCCAAAGCGAGGCTGAGGAGAAGGAACGGATG AGGCAAAAGAACTCGTACTCGATGTATCCCAAAGCTGATCCCACCCCAGTGACTTCCTCAGCACCACCAGTCAGCACCCTCTACACTTCCCCTGTG AACTCCTCTGCTCCATCAGCAGAAGATGTAGACCCTGAG CTGGCCCGTTACCTGAACAGAACATACTGGgagaagaaacaggaggaggcTCGCAAAAGTCCCACCCCCTCAGCCCCTGCCCCTGTGCCATTGGCTGAGCCCCTTCCGCCAATCACTCAGCCTGTAGAAAGCCATGTCCCCGTCCAGCCAGTCAGCATAGTAGAG CAGTACCAGAACGGGGAGTCAGAGGAGAACCACGAACAGTTTCTGAAGGCCCTGCAGAACGCCGTCACTACCTTCCTGAACCGCATGAAGAGCAACCACATGCGTGGGCGCAGCATCACTAATGACAGTGCCGTGCTGTCCCTTTTCCAGTCCATCAACAACATGCATCCGCAGCTGCTGGACATCCTCAACCAGCTAGATGAGAAGCGAT TGTACTATGAGGGGCTGCAGGACAAGCTGGCTCAAGTGCGCGATGCCCGGGCGGCTCTCAACGCCCTTCGTGACgaacacagagagaagctgcGTCGTGCCGCAGAGGAAGCggagaggcagaggcagatCCAGCTGGCACAAAAACTGGAGATCATGAGGCAGAAAAAACAG GAGTACCTGGAGATGCAGAGACAGCTGGCCATTCAGCGCCTccaggagcaggagaaggagaggcagaTGCGCCTGGAGCAGCAGAAGCACACAATCCAGATGAGAGCCCAGATGcctgctttctctctgcccTACGCCCAG ATGCAGTCTTTGCCCCCCAACGTGGCAGGAGGGGTGGTGTACCAGCCGGGTGCTCCACCCAGCTACCCGGGCACCTTCAGCCCTGCTGGTTCTGTGGAGGGTTCACCTATGCATAACATATATATGAACCAGCCTGGGCAGACTGCACCAGCACAGTACCAAGCTATGCCTGGCGCTGCCACAG ATCCCAATATGGTTAATGCGTACATGTACCAGCCTGCGGGAACCAATGGGCAGCCTGCTCCTCCCGGTCAGGCTCCACCTACTACTAGTCCACCCTACTCCAATTATCAGCCCACACCTACACAGGGCTACCAG AATGTGGTCTCTCAGGCCCAGAGTATGCCCCCGATGTCCCAGGCCGCCCCGACCAACGGTATGGGTTACATGGGCTACCAGCCGTACAGCATGCAGAACATGATCTCAGCGTTGCCAGGGCAGGACCCCAATATGCCCCCCCAACAGCAGTACATGCCAGGCCAGCAGCCCATGTACCAGCAG GTGGCTCCCCCCGGTggcccacagcagcagcagcaggcgcAGCAGCAGGCGCCTCAAGCTGTGCCTGGCAGCGCAGAGGCACAGCTCATCTCCTTCGACTGA
- the hgs gene encoding hepatocyte growth factor-regulated tyrosine kinase substrate isoform X4, producing the protein MGKGGGTFERLLDKATSQLLLETDWESILQICDLIRQGDTQAKYAIGAIKKKLNDKNPHVALYALEVLESVVKNCGQTVHDEVASKQTMEELKDLLKKQTEPNVRNKILYLIQAWAHAFRNEPKYKVVQDTYQIMKVEGHVFPEFKESDAMFAAERAPDWVDAEECHRCRVQFGVMTRKHHCRACGQIFCGKCSSKYSTIPKFGIEKEVRVCEPCFELLNKKAEGKAPSSGSAELPPEYLTSPLSQQSQMPPKRDEAALQEEEELQLAIALSQSEAEEKERMRQKNSYSMYPKADPTPVTSSAPPVSTLYTSPVNSSAPSAEDVDPELARYLNRTYWEKKQEEARKSPTPSAPAPVPLAEPLPPITQPVESHVPVQPVSIVEQQYQNGESEENHEQFLKALQNAVTTFLNRMKSNHMRGRSITNDSAVLSLFQSINNMHPQLLDILNQLDEKRLYYEGLQDKLAQVRDARAALNALRDEHREKLRRAAEEAERQRQIQLAQKLEIMRQKKQEYLEMQRQLAIQRLQEQEKERQMRLEQQKHTIQMRAQMPAFSLPYAQMQSLPPNVAGGVVYQPGAPPSYPGTFSPAGSVEGSPMHNIYMNQPGQTAPAQYQAMPGAATDPNMVNAYMYQPAGTNGQPAPPGQAPPTTSPPYSNYQPTPTQGYQNVVSQAQSMPPMSQAAPTNGMGYMGYQPYSMQNMISALPGQDPNMPPQQQYMPGQQPMYQQVAPPGGPQQQQQAQQQAPQAVPGSAEAQLISFD; encoded by the exons ATGGGGAAGGGCGGAGGTACATTTGAGAGGCTCCTCG ATAAAGCTACTAGTCAGCTCCTGCTGGAGACTGACTGGGAATCCATTCTGCAAATCTGTGATCTGATTCGACAAGGAGACACACA AGCTAAATATGCTATTGGAGCCATTAAGAAGAAGCTGAATGACAAAAATCCACACGTGGCTCTGTACGCACTGGAG GTCCTTGAGTCTGTGGTGAAGAACTGTGGCCAGACTGTCCACGATGAGGTGGCGAGCAAACAGACTATGGAGGAACTGAAGGATCTGCTCAAG AAACAGACTGAACCAAACGTCAGAAACAAGATTCTGTACCTGATCCAGGCCTGGGCTCACGCCTTCCGCAACGAACCCAAATACAAGGTGGTTCAAGACACTTACCAGATTATGAAAGTGGAAG GTCATGTGTTCCCCGAGTTTAAGGAGAGTGATGCGATGTTTGCGGCTGAGAGA GCCCCAGACTGGGTGGACGCTGAGGAGTGCCACCGGTGCAGAGTCCAGTTTGGAGTTATGACAAGAAAG CACCACTGTCGAGCCTGCGGCCAGATTTTCTGCGGCAAGTGTTCGTCCAAGTACTCAACCATTCCTAAGTTTGGCATCGAGAAggaagtgcgtgtgtgtgagccCTGCTTTGAGCTGCTTAACAA GAAAGCTGAAGGGAAAGCCCCATCCTCAGGCTCTGCTGAACTGCCTCCCGAGTACCTGACCAGCCCACTGTCCCAACAGTCACAG ATGCCGCCCAAGAGAGATGAGGCAGCgcttcaggaggaggaggagctgcaacTGGCTATCGCTCTTTCCCAAAGCGAGGCTGAGGAGAAGGAACGGATG AGGCAAAAGAACTCGTACTCGATGTATCCCAAAGCTGATCCCACCCCAGTGACTTCCTCAGCACCACCAGTCAGCACCCTCTACACTTCCCCTGTG AACTCCTCTGCTCCATCAGCAGAAGATGTAGACCCTGAG CTGGCCCGTTACCTGAACAGAACATACTGGgagaagaaacaggaggaggcTCGCAAAAGTCCCACCCCCTCAGCCCCTGCCCCTGTGCCATTGGCTGAGCCCCTTCCGCCAATCACTCAGCCTGTAGAAAGCCATGTCCCCGTCCAGCCAGTCAGCATAGTAGAG CAGCAGTACCAGAACGGGGAGTCAGAGGAGAACCACGAACAGTTTCTGAAGGCCCTGCAGAACGCCGTCACTACCTTCCTGAACCGCATGAAGAGCAACCACATGCGTGGGCGCAGCATCACTAATGACAGTGCCGTGCTGTCCCTTTTCCAGTCCATCAACAACATGCATCCGCAGCTGCTGGACATCCTCAACCAGCTAGATGAGAAGCGAT TGTACTATGAGGGGCTGCAGGACAAGCTGGCTCAAGTGCGCGATGCCCGGGCGGCTCTCAACGCCCTTCGTGACgaacacagagagaagctgcGTCGTGCCGCAGAGGAAGCggagaggcagaggcagatCCAGCTGGCACAAAAACTGGAGATCATGAGGCAGAAAAAACAG GAGTACCTGGAGATGCAGAGACAGCTGGCCATTCAGCGCCTccaggagcaggagaaggagaggcagaTGCGCCTGGAGCAGCAGAAGCACACAATCCAGATGAGAGCCCAGATGcctgctttctctctgcccTACGCCCAG ATGCAGTCTTTGCCCCCCAACGTGGCAGGAGGGGTGGTGTACCAGCCGGGTGCTCCACCCAGCTACCCGGGCACCTTCAGCCCTGCTGGTTCTGTGGAGGGTTCACCTATGCATAACATATATATGAACCAGCCTGGGCAGACTGCACCAGCACAGTACCAAGCTATGCCTGGCGCTGCCACAG ATCCCAATATGGTTAATGCGTACATGTACCAGCCTGCGGGAACCAATGGGCAGCCTGCTCCTCCCGGTCAGGCTCCACCTACTACTAGTCCACCCTACTCCAATTATCAGCCCACACCTACACAGGGCTACCAG AATGTGGTCTCTCAGGCCCAGAGTATGCCCCCGATGTCCCAGGCCGCCCCGACCAACGGTATGGGTTACATGGGCTACCAGCCGTACAGCATGCAGAACATGATCTCAGCGTTGCCAGGGCAGGACCCCAATATGCCCCCCCAACAGCAGTACATGCCAGGCCAGCAGCCCATGTACCAGCAG GTGGCTCCCCCCGGTggcccacagcagcagcagcaggcgcAGCAGCAGGCGCCTCAAGCTGTGCCTGGCAGCGCAGAGGCACAGCTCATCTCCTTCGACTGA
- the hgs gene encoding hepatocyte growth factor-regulated tyrosine kinase substrate isoform X1 has translation MGKGGGTFERLLDKATSQLLLETDWESILQICDLIRQGDTQAKYAIGAIKKKLNDKNPHVALYALEVLESVVKNCGQTVHDEVASKQTMEELKDLLKKQTEPNVRNKILYLIQAWAHAFRNEPKYKVVQDTYQIMKVEGHVFPEFKESDAMFAAERAPDWVDAEECHRCRVQFGVMTRKHHCRACGQIFCGKCSSKYSTIPKFGIEKEVRVCEPCFELLNNHPSLSPPLRKAEGKAPSSGSAELPPEYLTSPLSQQSQMPPKRDEAALQEEEELQLAIALSQSEAEEKERMRQKNSYSMYPKADPTPVTSSAPPVSTLYTSPVNSSAPSAEDVDPELARYLNRTYWEKKQEEARKSPTPSAPAPVPLAEPLPPITQPVESHVPVQPVSIVEQQYQNGESEENHEQFLKALQNAVTTFLNRMKSNHMRGRSITNDSAVLSLFQSINNMHPQLLDILNQLDEKRLYYEGLQDKLAQVRDARAALNALRDEHREKLRRAAEEAERQRQIQLAQKLEIMRQKKQEYLEMQRQLAIQRLQEQEKERQMRLEQQKHTIQMRAQMPAFSLPYAQMQSLPPNVAGGVVYQPGAPPSYPGTFSPAGSVEGSPMHNIYMNQPGQTAPAQYQAMPGAATDPNMVNAYMYQPAGTNGQPAPPGQAPPTTSPPYSNYQPTPTQGYQNVVSQAQSMPPMSQAAPTNGMGYMGYQPYSMQNMISALPGQDPNMPPQQQYMPGQQPMYQQVAPPGGPQQQQQAQQQAPQAVPGSAEAQLISFD, from the exons ATGGGGAAGGGCGGAGGTACATTTGAGAGGCTCCTCG ATAAAGCTACTAGTCAGCTCCTGCTGGAGACTGACTGGGAATCCATTCTGCAAATCTGTGATCTGATTCGACAAGGAGACACACA AGCTAAATATGCTATTGGAGCCATTAAGAAGAAGCTGAATGACAAAAATCCACACGTGGCTCTGTACGCACTGGAG GTCCTTGAGTCTGTGGTGAAGAACTGTGGCCAGACTGTCCACGATGAGGTGGCGAGCAAACAGACTATGGAGGAACTGAAGGATCTGCTCAAG AAACAGACTGAACCAAACGTCAGAAACAAGATTCTGTACCTGATCCAGGCCTGGGCTCACGCCTTCCGCAACGAACCCAAATACAAGGTGGTTCAAGACACTTACCAGATTATGAAAGTGGAAG GTCATGTGTTCCCCGAGTTTAAGGAGAGTGATGCGATGTTTGCGGCTGAGAGA GCCCCAGACTGGGTGGACGCTGAGGAGTGCCACCGGTGCAGAGTCCAGTTTGGAGTTATGACAAGAAAG CACCACTGTCGAGCCTGCGGCCAGATTTTCTGCGGCAAGTGTTCGTCCAAGTACTCAACCATTCCTAAGTTTGGCATCGAGAAggaagtgcgtgtgtgtgagccCTGCTTTGAGCTGCTTAACAA ccacccctccctctctcctccacttaGGAAAGCTGAAGGGAAAGCCCCATCCTCAGGCTCTGCTGAACTGCCTCCCGAGTACCTGACCAGCCCACTGTCCCAACAGTCACAG ATGCCGCCCAAGAGAGATGAGGCAGCgcttcaggaggaggaggagctgcaacTGGCTATCGCTCTTTCCCAAAGCGAGGCTGAGGAGAAGGAACGGATG AGGCAAAAGAACTCGTACTCGATGTATCCCAAAGCTGATCCCACCCCAGTGACTTCCTCAGCACCACCAGTCAGCACCCTCTACACTTCCCCTGTG AACTCCTCTGCTCCATCAGCAGAAGATGTAGACCCTGAG CTGGCCCGTTACCTGAACAGAACATACTGGgagaagaaacaggaggaggcTCGCAAAAGTCCCACCCCCTCAGCCCCTGCCCCTGTGCCATTGGCTGAGCCCCTTCCGCCAATCACTCAGCCTGTAGAAAGCCATGTCCCCGTCCAGCCAGTCAGCATAGTAGAG CAGCAGTACCAGAACGGGGAGTCAGAGGAGAACCACGAACAGTTTCTGAAGGCCCTGCAGAACGCCGTCACTACCTTCCTGAACCGCATGAAGAGCAACCACATGCGTGGGCGCAGCATCACTAATGACAGTGCCGTGCTGTCCCTTTTCCAGTCCATCAACAACATGCATCCGCAGCTGCTGGACATCCTCAACCAGCTAGATGAGAAGCGAT TGTACTATGAGGGGCTGCAGGACAAGCTGGCTCAAGTGCGCGATGCCCGGGCGGCTCTCAACGCCCTTCGTGACgaacacagagagaagctgcGTCGTGCCGCAGAGGAAGCggagaggcagaggcagatCCAGCTGGCACAAAAACTGGAGATCATGAGGCAGAAAAAACAG GAGTACCTGGAGATGCAGAGACAGCTGGCCATTCAGCGCCTccaggagcaggagaaggagaggcagaTGCGCCTGGAGCAGCAGAAGCACACAATCCAGATGAGAGCCCAGATGcctgctttctctctgcccTACGCCCAG ATGCAGTCTTTGCCCCCCAACGTGGCAGGAGGGGTGGTGTACCAGCCGGGTGCTCCACCCAGCTACCCGGGCACCTTCAGCCCTGCTGGTTCTGTGGAGGGTTCACCTATGCATAACATATATATGAACCAGCCTGGGCAGACTGCACCAGCACAGTACCAAGCTATGCCTGGCGCTGCCACAG ATCCCAATATGGTTAATGCGTACATGTACCAGCCTGCGGGAACCAATGGGCAGCCTGCTCCTCCCGGTCAGGCTCCACCTACTACTAGTCCACCCTACTCCAATTATCAGCCCACACCTACACAGGGCTACCAG AATGTGGTCTCTCAGGCCCAGAGTATGCCCCCGATGTCCCAGGCCGCCCCGACCAACGGTATGGGTTACATGGGCTACCAGCCGTACAGCATGCAGAACATGATCTCAGCGTTGCCAGGGCAGGACCCCAATATGCCCCCCCAACAGCAGTACATGCCAGGCCAGCAGCCCATGTACCAGCAG GTGGCTCCCCCCGGTggcccacagcagcagcagcaggcgcAGCAGCAGGCGCCTCAAGCTGTGCCTGGCAGCGCAGAGGCACAGCTCATCTCCTTCGACTGA